The genome window TGAGGCTGAAACAGGTATACACAGCTTACGGCAAGTAAAGCCATAAGCTGTGTATTTTTGTCTTTATTAATCTCAGAAAACGCGCGATAACGTTTTTCGCCTTGTTTTACAAGGTTTTTTCACGCAAAATCTACGCGATTTTAGCGTTGTTTCTGCGCGATTTTTGTTAAATCACAATAAATCATGCGGAAGGAGTTCAAGTCGATGTTCACATTAGTATATATACTTCTGCTTTTAGGCGAGCGTGTTTAATTGATATTGATAGTTATGCAACCATAACAGACGGGCGTTGTCAAAAGCCAAATACTCGGGTTATTATAAAATTCAATTAAACGATTATGCACGTCATTCAAAGAGCTTTTTATATTCGCGCGGTGAAATTTTTTCTTGCTTTTTGAATACTTTTGAAAAATAAAAGCTGTTGCAAAATCCGCATTGATCGGCTATCTCCGCCATGCTGAGGTATCTGTCAAGGCGGATTAGCTCCTTTGCTCTGTTTATCCGCATACGGTTAAGATATTCAACCGGAGAAAAAGAGGTATATTTTTTAAATATTCTGCGGAAATAATCCGGATTATAGCCCGATGCGGTAATATAATCGCTTGGCTTGAAATCGTTATTACCCAAATTTTCCGTCAACACCGTTTTGAACTTCAAAATAAATTCGGGAAAATTACTGTCGCTTACTGCTTGTTGGATATAAAGACAGATAAGATCCGCGATTTTTTCTCGCAATGCTTCTTTGATTGGCGCATTCTCGGAATCCATGGATACCAACATATAAAAAAGCTTTCTGAGGTTTCCGTCCGTATCCCTGACTGTGAAGGGATGAGCCGGAAAATCGCATTTTTTAATTTGGAAATGCAAATAAACAAACAGGACATCCGATTCGGCATTATGTACTGTATCAGGCGGTAACACCAAAAGCATTCCCTCGTCCAACTTCCAAACCTTATCGCCGATTGTAATATTTGTGTGTCCTTTTTCCTGATAGATAAATTCCCACACGGTATGGGAATGAAAATGACAATTAATAGTCGGTTTGGATGAACAGTAGCCACCGATATAATTCATACAGTTTCTCTGCCTTTCGTACATTATTATGATTTGAATACTAACACAAAAACTTCATTTTGTCAATAGGCTGAATGTAAAAAAAGTCGGTTTTGTATATATTTTAGTCTAAAATATCCATTGTACTGTTTCTGTCGCTATGCTATAATGAACTTGGAAATAAAAAAATTTTTTCAGGAAAGGAAAAAACAATGAAGAAAACTAAAACACTTCGCACACTTTTGATTGTTTCATTGCTGGCGCTGTGCCTTATGAGCCTTTGCTCTGCGGCAGTAAGCGTTGAGGATGTTACCTCTCAGGTAGGACCTCAGGTCACCCTGAAGGCAACCGGCAGCGAAGCAGAATCTTACCGGTGGTATACCTGCGATGACGCAGAGGGAACAAACTCTGTTATCATTGAGGGCGCGACAAGTTCCGTGTATACCACAAATTATCTTGATGTGGCAGGTAAGACATACTACAAGGTAGTGGCAGGTGACGAATCCGATGTCGCAACCGTTACTGCGACTATGCCTACCGAGCCTGTTGTACTTATGTGCAATAACGAGGCTGACCTTGCAAAATGGAGCATTTCCGGCTCCGGCAGAGCTATCGCCAACATTGACGGCAAGGACGTTTTTACTTACGTTCCCGCAAGTGACGGTATTACCAATTTCACCGCCTCTGTTGATGACATTTATCTTCAGGGCTACCCCTATGTTGTAATCAAGGCAAGCTATCCCGATTACACATGGAACAGCATACAGGTTTATATTAACTCTGACCGCTTTGAGCCCAATCAGTACAATATTACTGCCGGCTTCTCCATGGATAGCGGCGTACCCTGCAACCAGGGCTTTGCCACTATTGTTCTGGACGTACTCAACAATAAATACGAATGCTATGTTGACGGAGTAATTAAAAACAGCGGAAATGTTTCTGCCGACGGCGGTTCCGCCTGGAAGGGTATGCTGAGAGACCAAAAGCTGCGTGTCGACTTTTCCAACAATAACACCGGCATGCCCTGCTACATTGAATATGTAGGCTTTTTCCCCACAAAAGATATGGCGCTTAATTATGCAGGCGAAATGCCTCATGACGACGATGCAGCAAGCATTTTTGCGGCTCTCGAAGAAGAGGGTGCGCTTTCCATGCCCTATGGTACCGCCTCCGACAAAGCGACCGTGGAGGCTTATGCCCAAGAGCTGGTTGAGACTCTTACCGCAGATATTATCGACGGTATTGACGCTACCACCGTTCTTACCTTTAACGGCGGTGAGTACAAGCCCTCTGACGTAAGTACCGAGGAAGGCGAATACACCTTCTGCGTAAAGCTGGTTGTGGGTGATAAGACATTCCGCCGTACCATCGTTGAAAAGGAATTCACCATGACTCTGGCGGCTAAGCCCCAGACAGATGTATTCCTGCCCGACGTTTCGGTAGGTATCGGCGAAGGTGTAACTCTCACTGCGGAGCTTAAGGACGGCGTGATCGCCGAGACATACAAATGGTACACCTGCACCGATACAGAGGGAACAAATCCCGTTGAAATTGTCGGTGCCGATGGTGCGTCCTATACCGTAGCCGGCAGTGAAACAGTCGGCACAAGCTACTACAAGGTAGTTGTAAACGGTGACGAAGCACTTAGCTGTGTTGCTGTTGTTACGGTCGGTTATCCAACCGAGCCTGTTGTTTTCAAATTCAACAGTGATAAGGACCTGCAATACTTCTCCGCTACCGGCAAGGAAATTGTAAATATCGACGGCAAGACTGCGCTCAAATTTGACGGTGCTTCGCCCACCCCCAACTACGACGGTATGCTCACTCTGGCTGCAAACTACGTAAATGATTTTTACGTTCAGGCATATCCCTACATCGTAGTAAGCGCAAGCTACCCTCAGCATGATTACAACAATCTTGACGTATATATGGGTACCGACATTTACGATACCAGTACCACCTACGGTTTCTCCACTGCATACACCGGTATTGCAACCGCCTGCAAGAGCGGCTTTACCAAGACAATTGTCGATACCACCAAACTCACTCCCGCGAGTGGCTTTGATAAGCCGTATAAAGGAAAACTGACTGCTCTTCGCTTTGACATTACAAACGGTGAGTACAATGTGGGCAAGCCTGTTTATGTTGAATACATAGGTTTCTTCCCCACACTGGAAGTGGCTCAGGCATATGCAGGTGAAATGCCTGATGACGACGCGGCTCAGCCTATTATCGATGCTATTGAAAAGGCTGAAGTGGACGGTAAATTCTCCATCAAGTTCAGCCAGGCTGAAAAGGAAGATATTGCCGCTCAGACCGCACTTACCATGATTAACGAGCTGACCGCAAGCGCTGTTGAAGAGCTTAAGTCTGATTACAGCATCGTTGATTTTGCCATTGCAAATGCTAAATACACCCGTGCATCTCCTACCGGCAAGGGTACGTATACTCTCGATGCACAGGTTCTCGTAGGTAACGAGCCCTTCAAGTGCTCTCTTATTTCTACAAGTGTTACCATGAACCTTGAGGAAAAGCCCGCTCCTGTTGTTATGAGATTTGATTCTCAGGAACAGGTTACCGCAGCAAGCGTAAGTGGTGCAACTTTCGTGACCGAAGGCGACCGTTCCTTTATGAGCGTTTCTCCCGGTAACGGTACTTCCGATGTTGACCTTGAATATTCCAAGTTCTACGAAAACACTAATAAGAAGTTTAATTTCCAAGATTATCCTTATGTAAAAATGTCTTATAGACGTAAGGTCCCTGCAAATCTTACCGGTGTCGACGGAAAAGCTGCAACTGAGGCAATAACCATGTACGGTCCTAACTATTCTTCTTATTATATGATATACCCTGTTTCCGATTATGACAATCCATATTGGGAAGAGATGATAATCGATTTACGCGATGAAACTACTAAGCAGATTGCATTCTATAAAGATGGTGCTGTTGCTCCCGTATACGGAACCTTTCAAAAGAGTCCTGCTAATTCTATATGGGATCAATTAAAGGTTACAGACAATAATCCTGTTAGAATCCGATTGAGCCGTTATGGCACTCAGAACCGTACGATAGACTATGAATACATAGCATTCTTCGCTTCCGAGGATGAGGCTAAGATGTATCCTCAGGCACTTCCGGAAAATGCAACCTACGACGTTGAAACACTTTCCAAGGCAAACACTCTCACCGCTTCCGAAGGTGTTATAACTCAATCTCAGGCTCAGGAGCTGGTTGAGGAACACCTCAAGACCCTCGTATTTGCAACCAACTACAATATTGATACTGCAAACGCAAGATTTACTGCGCCTTCTTCTGCAAGCACAGGTACTTATGCGGTTGACGTATGGTTCGGCGGTGAAAGAAAAGAAGAGTACACTGTTACTGTTACCGTAACGATGGCTAAGCTTCCCGAGCCCACTATTGTATATCTGGATTCTTATACGGTGCTTGACACAATCACCGGCGATAATGCCGCTCTCACTCTGGAAGACGGCGTAATCAAGATGACCGTAAATAATGCCGAAAATGACGACGGCTTCTTCCTGCTGACCCGATTCCCCGGCACTGCCGATCGCTTCAGCGCCACACAGCTTCCTTACCTTAAGATGAGATATAAGATAAGCGGTATCAGTCAGGATGCCAACGGCAATCCTGTTGACCCTGCAACCGTTTATGCACAGTTCTTCTTCTGGATGACTGACTCCACCAATCCTGCCATAGCCAACGCTCAGATTCCCTGCCTCGGCTTCCGTCCCTACGGCGGCAGCTTTGAGGACGGCGATGAAATAGAGCTTATCATGGATACCTCCTATGTGCCTGCAACGGAAAAAGGCAAAGCAAACGGTTTCTGGGTAAGAAATATTACCAAGGGCGAAACCGAGTACACCGGTTACAAATTCTCCAGCCCCCGTTACGAGTACGATAAAGAGGGTTGTGAAAATGTAAAGAGAACTCCCAACACCAATTATACCCAGATACGTCTCAACTTAGCACGTGAGGCAAATCTTCCCCGTGAAGCAGAGGTTGCATACGTGGCATTCTTCGCTTCCTTCGACGAGGCAAAGAATTTCGACTCCGTTACCGACACACAGAGAAGATTCACCGAAGCTGAACAGGCACTCAAAAACAGTAATCCTCAGGATATTGTAATTAACTGGGGTAAGGTTGCCATGGAAAGAACCGAAATCGGCGACGAAAGAGCAACCTATAAGCCCGACGGCAGCTTTGATTATGCCGGTGTCAAGACACAGACGGTTACTGCAGCCAACGGTCTTGCAGCGTGGGTAGATTCTTATCTCGGCGTTGGCGCCGTTGCTGATATAAAGAGCTATGTAGCTCCTACCGCAACCACCAACGGCGAATATGTATTCGACGTTGCTCTGGAAAGCGGTTATCAGAGAAAAGTCGTAGAAAATGTACGTGTCGGCGTTGGTAAAAAGCCGGACGATTACATTATGGTCCGCTTCAATGACCCCGCGATTGTTTCCAAGCTGTCTGTTCCCACCGTAAACAAAACAACGGTTGAGGACAACCTTCTCAAGATTGACCTCACCGATCCCAGACACAGTTCACAGTTCAATGTGACGGTTGATATTCAGAAGCTGGGAATCGCTCCCTTTGACCTGGAAAACTATTCCTTCATACTTATGAAGCATAAGCGTTTGGGCGATACCTCCCCTGCTTCCTTCACCTTTAACACTCAGGAGGGAACAACCGGAACTGTTAACTATATCGGCATAGGCTGGTATGCGGACGAATGGTATTATACTCTGTACGATGCCTCCATCCGTGATAATGTGACACCCTGGACGTTCAGCTACAACCTTGCTACAAATAAGCTTGAAGAGCTTACCTCAACTCCTCTGTATCCTCATCCTGCCGCACCTGCGTTCAAAGGAACGGCGAAGAGCTTTACGTTTAATCTCGGCAACCGTATCTTTGCAAAGCGTGGCGCGGAAGTTGAATACATCGCATTCTTCCCCTCCATGGCGGATGCGAGAAACTATGTTCAGAACATGGAAGCACTTGAGGACGCAATCAGCGATACCACTGTTGAACTCAAGAATTACACCGCCGACATCGTATCCTACTACGACGGTAACACTCAGGCAATAGCCGAAGCTAAGGCGAAGGCTATCATTGAGGATAAGCTTTCTCACAAGGATGCAACAGTAGCCGTAATCACCGCAGGCTACACCGCACCTGTACTTGGCGAAACCGACGGAAGCTACGTATTCACCGCAAAGGTAACTCTTGACGGCGAAACTGTTTACACCACTGACAAAATTACTCTTACCATTGGTAAGGACGCTGACAACAGCGCAGTTGTATACAGATTTACCAACCCTGCATTTATAGAAACCATCAAGGGCGCAAAGGCTGAATATGACTATAAGTCTATGAAGCTTACAGGCAACAGCTTCACCTTGGAAGTAGGTGCAGATAATCCCAACGTTTCCGAGGCTTACGCTGTTATGGCACTTGACGCAACCTACACAGGAAGCGTTACCGCACTTATCAACGGTACAGTTACTGTTAATGCGGATGCCGACGGATACTTTGACATCAGCACAGTTACCGATGCAATCGACACTGTTGAGTTCACCTTCGAGGATGCAGACGCACAGATTGTTGCACTTGGCTTCTTCGCAGACGATACCGCAGCTGATGCTTACAACTTTGATGCAATTCCCACCGCACTTACCGATGCAAAGGCGGCATTCAACGGCTCTCACAGCTATGCAGCTGCAGACAGCAAGACTCTTGCTGATGCAAAGGCATACACCTACGGAACTTACGTTCCCCAAAAGCTTTCCGGCACCGACGTTGGATTCGCACAGCTTACCTACAGCGAATATGTTGCTTCCACTGCCACCAAGGGCGGCTCGGTTGACATAACGGTTACATTGTCTTACGGCGACAGAACAGCTACCTACTACACAGACGTTACCTATACTGCAAAGCTGGCAGTTGACCCCTATGAAGCTGATGAAGTTGAAACCAGCAAGGGTCACCGCTTCCTGGGCTATGACACCATCACTGCTCAGAATGACTTCTCCGCTGTTCCTCAGACTCTTGAATTCCAAATGATGGCTGAAAGCAGTCTTTTAATCGGCGAAATGAACATTCTTAAGAACGGTCCCATCGTAGTCAAACTGGTTGACGGTAAGCTTACCGTTGGTTCTCTGGTTGCAAATACTGTACTTGAAGCTGATACCTGGACACACGTTGCAATCACCGCAGACGGCAAGCTGTACATCAACGGTGTACTTGATAAGACCGGCAGTGCAGTTGCGTTCTCTACAACCGCACCCGTTATCGGTGAAAAGTACGCGGGTCACCTGTATGACGTACGCTTCTGGAGCGATATACGCACCGAAGCTGAAATCAAGGCTAACATGGAAGCCCGTACCGACAGCGACGGACTTTTGGCAAACTGGATGCTGAATGCGGCAAGCTATAAATGGCTGGAATACTTCGATTCCTCTGCAAACGAAAACAACGCAACCTTCAAGAGTACAGGCTGGTACAAGATGGAAGCAGGCATGCAGGGCGATTACTCCATCATTCAGTTCGGCGATACCCAGAGCTACTTTGCAATCGCTCCCCGCGATTACAACAGACTGCCCGAAATGTTCAAGTGGATGGCAGAAAATCAGCAGAAATACAATATCGGTTATATATCACTTCTGGGCGACGCAACTCAGAACAACACCTACTTCGAGTGGGATGTAGTACGTGAAGCGCATGCTCACATCGACGGCGTTGCACCTTACTCCATACCTCTCGGAAATCATGACTATCCTTCTACTTCACACGGTGTAGGTGCAGAATTCCGTGATTCTTCCATGTACCGCTATGCTTTCCCGTATGATGAGTATGTTTCCATCCACGGCGAAAACGGTGTCGGTAATGCCAAGAACACTTTTGGCGGCACCTTCCGTGGCGAAAAGGATATTACCAACGTTTACAGCCTGTTTACCGTCGGCGGAGTGGATTACATTATTCTCACACTGGAATTCGGTCCCCGTGATGAAGTGCTGGATTGGGCAGGCGAGGTGCTTACCAAGTATCCCGACAGATATGCAATTATTGCTACTCACTGTTACCTCAACATGGACGGTACACTTACCACCGCAAGCTCCAGTGCACAGTTTGCCGATGCCAACGAGGGTCAGGATATTTACGACAAGATAGTTACCAAGTATCCCAACGTAGCCATTGTTACCTGCGGACACACTCAGGGCCCCGAAACCAAGCAGCATCCCCACAACCGCGGCAGCGACTACCCGGATTCTCCCACCGCCAACGACTTCGGCGGCGATGCTATACAGATACTTGCCGACTGCTCCGCATACGCACTCAACTATCCCGACGGCGTAACCTATGCTTACGGCTCCGATAAGGCTAACGAAGCTGCTTTCGGTGCAGACGAGGGACTTATCTTCATGATGTTGTTCGAGGACGACGGCAAGACCATGCACACCTACGTATATTCTCCTCTCCACGATTCATTCTTCCGCTCTGTAAATGAGCAGACACATACTATCAAGGATATTGAAGCCAAGCCCGCACTCAATGTAGTCGGCACCGAGCTTAGAGAAGCAGGCAGTAACCAGAATCTCGGTATGCGCTTCAAGATGACACTCTCCAAGAGCTACAAAAACTTTGACGACGAAATCAAGGTTCAGGGTTACGGTATGGTACTTGTTCCCGCAGACGTAGTTGAAGAAGGCATTGAAGTAACTGCAGATATGTTCGAAGGCACAGAGCTTGAAGATATGGTTGTAGTTGAAGAGTGCAGCGATGCTATGTACTATAACGACGAAAACAGAACAGACTTTACCGTTGTTATCCACGGCATACCCGAAACCGAAGCTGCATACTCCAGACAGATTATGGCAAGAGCATACGTTGACTACACTGTAAACGGCGGCGAGGTACAGAGATTGTACAGCTACAAGACTCTGACCTGCTCCATGAACGATCTTGTAAACGCAGACTGATAAACAATGCGCAATTAGCTAATCACGAAATCTCACGAGTGAGCTTTCTGTTAAAAACAGCGGACTTAGTCCGCTGTTTTTAACATATATAAGCTTTCCGCTTGAGGGAAATGTGGGTTTTGCGTAGCAATCGTCGAATGAGGTGTTCTAAGTTAAAAGTAAGAGGTGTGTAAACCTCGTTTATCGCAATATCAAGCAACTGATAAAATTAAAAAATGCGTCGCATCGGTAACATTTACTTACCATGCGGCGCATCGCTTTTCCCTACCCTCGATAGCCTTAAACATTAATTTTACAAAAATCTATGGAAGTCTATGCTAAAGCAGAAACACACATCCCTTGGCAAATCAAGCCTTGGGATGTGTGCTTTTTTGTGTTGTTTTCCCATGCCTTTTCAACAGGAGTTCAATACGATTAAAAGATGACAGAAAATGTACGACCCCATTTGTGCAACAAATCACAGAAGAAAAAACATCGCATTTCGTTCATCTTCCCAAACTTATGGACACATTAAAAAACAAACTATTGTTTGTTTTTAATAATTATTAATCTATTTTATCTGTTTGTGCATTGATTTCTAAATTCCATGATTCATATTTATTGTTATATCCAACAACAACAACATCAAACTCTTCACCAGTGCTAACTATATTAGATAAATTCTCTATAAATCCATGACCAAGCTTTTTAAATTCTGAAATATGAATACTACCTACAAACTCTTTGCCATATAAATCGAATTTAACCAACACAAAGTACTTGATTATCTTTGTAACTACAGCACATGTAACATCTCCAATTTCTGGCTTTTGATTGATATTTAATCCAATGTTGTTTCTACTTCCCAAAGACAATGCTCTGTGTAATGCAAAATGTACTGCTAATCTCCATTCATCAGATAAAATCAGCATGCCATCTCCCTTATGTTGCCAATGATAACTTTTGCTTTTAGGTAAAAAATTCCCAATAAAACCCAAGCGATAAAGATCATTTAATACTTGAAGAAAATCTGTTTGTAAAATAGTATTTGAATAATATTTTGATATTCTTTCTTTAAGTTGCGCGACAGAAAACACGGTTTTGTACCCTGTAAAACAACTAATAATTGTATCAATGTCAGCTGAACTGTACAAGGCACGTAATTCTTCTCTTATTTCACCCAAGCTCTCATCCGAATACGATTTAGTCAAACTATTTAACACAGCAACAGAAAAAGATTTATTATTGTTATAGATACAATTCTGCGCAGATGTGATAAGTCTAACCATATCACGAGGCTTACACCAACTATTGTTCAATATATATGCCGCCGCTTCTACGCCATGTATTTCCTCGGGGAACCATTTTTTATATATTTCAAAACTATCAACTTCTTCGCAATCTGAACATACAGCAATTCTTTTCAACAAAATCTGAATTATAGGGTGTGCATACGAACTTGTATTACTATAATTCCAATTTAACGGCATGGAAAAACCTGTTATTACTTTGTTTATCTCCTTAGTAATAACAAATCTTGAAATTGCATTAAGAATTTCACTTCTAACGGAACATATAATTTTCATTTTGAAATGCCGAGATTTAGTAATAACGGAATTTAAACGTTTAACTGTAAAAATCAAGTCTCTTATTAAGCACAAATCTCTCTTGAATATTTTCTCATCGCCAAAATATGCCTCCAATTCATCAACAAATATATTATAAGGAATATCTGTCCTATTTACTTTAGAAAAAGCTTTTTCAGCTTCATCGATTAGAGAGGTAAATTTTTTATAATTTTCTTCAGATATATTTTCTAAATCAACTTCAAATTCAGGACCCGTTTCTGTCATAGTAGAATTATCTTTAAAAGGCCAAGCCATTTTAATTTTATTAGGGATGATACTTTTCTTTGTGTTTATTGGATCTTTTATACTACTGACTAATTTTTCATACATTTTCCAATATTCATCATCAACAAATAAATTTCTACTACAGTCTTCGTTGTCGGAAACAATTCTTTTAAAAAATAACCATCTCCATATATATTCAAAATCACAACTATCGACCAATGCATTTTTTTCAACAGTTATTGAAGTTAAAATGCGCCGTGAAATTTCATTTAATTCACTTCTTTTTATATCTGTAAAATCGTCCTTAAAAAATATAAAAGAAGAACATGAGGCTTCATCCATTTCTTTAAACCTATTATCTAAGTAATACAATAATGCCGTTTTTCCAGTTCCTTTGAAACCAGTAATAAAACAATTAGAACCCGTTAGCAAAGAGTCTAAATTAAAATGTTCAGCAACAACAAACGTCCTAATAAACTCATCAGAAACACTGAAATTTATCTCATCTTTTGCGTCTGGTTTTCCAGAATAAATATCCTTAATAGCAATTTCTTTCATATAAACACCTCTATGTTTAGATGTAATTTGATTCATATCAAATCAGATTTAAGACTAATCTTCATTACATTATTCTTTAAATTTAAACAGTGAGTGGCCACATAACAAGCACATATTATTTTCTTTTGGATTCTCTGTCCCACATATAACACATCTGTTTTTCTCTATTTTTCTATTATGATCTACCAGCAATTCTTTAAGCGCACTAAAAAAATACACAACATCCCCAACACAATATTCACACGCATAATTCTCACTATTTTCGGGATTCTGTATATAATTCTTAATTTCTTTTTCATTTGATGATAAAATTTCTTTTTCTATAATTTTTCCATTATCCTTTTTTATAACAAGAACTATAACATTATCAACCTGGGCATATTGCCGTGTTAATCTTCCTAAACTACGCACACCTATACAGCTTTTTATACAAACATCAACAATTACACCCCTCCACGAGGTTACAAAAAGCGTATTTAACGTGTTTTTAGATAACCATGGTTGTGCTCAGCAGGGCAAGTAATACACAAATGTGTATTATTTCGTTCCGTAATAAATTGCTGTAACCACAACAAAAAATATAAATAATAGTTATTAAAATATCCACACCGATACATTTTAAAAGCACACAGATTTTTCTTTTATGTAAATACTGTTTGATATCTTCAGGCAAGACAGATGATAATTTACTCTTTGCTCTCTTCATTTTTCACCAACTTCTTTCTCCACAACCTCAAGTAATTAATCAAAACATGAAAGTGTATTAATTTCTAAGAACTCATCTGCTATAATAATCTTAAAGATGCACTCACATTATACCACTATTGGAATTAAGTGTCAAGTCATCATTTAAAGTTTGAGTATTGAAACTGCAAGGGGTCATCGGTTTCAATACAGGATACTTTCAGTGTAAGTTGAATATCACTATAAATCAAGTAAATCACGATAAAATACGGTTATGGTTTTAGACGCCGTTTCGGATGACGTATCCGAGATGGCAAGGAAAGTCATATAACTTTTTACTTGAAAGTGATATTGTATGCCTCGCCTCCATAACTCAATATCAAGTAATTGTAAAATCAAAAAATGCGTCGCACAAGCAAGCTTTACTTGCCATGCGGCGCATCGCTTTTTCTTAGCCTAAAAAGCCTTGGGCATTAATTTTACAAAAATCTATGGAAATTGTGACTAAAACAAAAGCACACATCCCTTGGCGAATTAAGCCTTGGGATGTGTGTCTTTTTGCACTAATCTAACCTGCTTTTCCGACAGGGGTTCAAGACGAGTAATTGTGACTATAAAAGCTATATGTTGTAAATTGTCAAGTACAATTCATTAATTTAATAATATTTTCTAGCAAATTCTCAGTACAAACTATTATGGCTAACTTACTCCTAACTCTCGTTAGTCCTTGATACAACAATTGTTCAAACAGATAGTTAGGATTTGGGTGTAAATTAGATATTAGCTTGCCATTCAAATAACGCCAATTATCATCCAACACCATACAAACAGCCTCAAACTCCTGTCCGACAACATTGTGTGTGTTGTACTTGCTTGCCTGATAATCCAACTTATGTTTATATCGCGAAGGTGTATACGAAATATACGTATAACCCTCTTCGGCTAAACTTTGTGCTCTTAAGTGAGCAGCTAACTTATCATTCTCATAAAACAGCCTCACATTGGGAAAAGCATATTCACTTCTGTATTTCGTCAAATCTCTAAGGCATGTAATAAATAATGCCAATTCAGGATTAGTCCTTATCTTATTTGTTAGTTTATAGACATGTTTCTTGCACAATTCTTCAATTTTTTTCGCAGTCTCCATTCTCACTTCGGACTTAGAAAGTACTTGTCCACCGTCATATGAAAATAAACATAAGGCTTTTGTTTTTGACACCCAGCGTTGTATCTCGTTAAAAGTATCGCTATAAAGACGATGTGCTTCATCCACAATAACAACATCTACATCTCTAATTTCTCTGAAAAGCAGTTCCTTGGCCGGAATGATTTTAATATTATCTAAGCACGCATTTAGAGTGTGATGACCTTCACATATAATACCACTATGAACAATCAGTACCTTATAGAACGCTGACAAATCACGAGCAATATCATATACCAAAAGTGTTTTTCCAGTTCCAGGACCACCTGTTATACCAGAAAAACACCCCTGCGTATTATTCC of Oscillospiraceae bacterium contains these proteins:
- a CDS encoding DUF2075 domain-containing protein, translating into MKNKVFSLMDIIKLSHDPVLSENYVRYLCGFTKQYRHQEIIDIKLLVDSIGKNDVNFDGFIYGYSVPQLNREFDLLKITSSYCLNIELKSSEVSDEKIKHQLLQNLHYLKLINKPNTFAFTFVSSSNKLYTVTNTRELVETSIIQLKNIMASMEENEKIDLDKVFLPANTLVPPLNSPEKFLKREYLLTENQENIKKAIIELFWNNTQGCFSGITGGPGTGKTLLVYDIARDLSAFYKVLIVHSGIICEGHHTLNACLDNIKIIPAKELLFREIRDVDVVIVDEAHRLYSDTFNEIQRWVSKTKALCLFSYDGGQVLSKSEVRMETAKKIEELCKKHVYKLTNKIRTNPELALFITCLRDLTKYRSEYAFPNVRLFYENDKLAAHLRAQSLAEEGYTYISYTPSRYKHKLDYQASKYNTHNVVGQEFEAVCMVLDDNWRYLNGKLISNLHPNPNYLFEQLLYQGLTRVRSKLAIIVCTENLLENIIKLMNCT
- a CDS encoding helix-turn-helix domain-containing protein — encoded protein: MYERQRNCMNYIGGYCSSKPTINCHFHSHTVWEFIYQEKGHTNITIGDKVWKLDEGMLLVLPPDTVHNAESDVLFVYLHFQIKKCDFPAHPFTVRDTDGNLRKLFYMLVSMDSENAPIKEALREKIADLICLYIQQAVSDSNFPEFILKFKTVLTENLGNNDFKPSDYITASGYNPDYFRRIFKKYTSFSPVEYLNRMRINRAKELIRLDRYLSMAEIADQCGFCNSFYFSKVFKKQEKISPREYKKLFE